AACACCTGACGCTGATGCAAGTGCTGCAACTGCTGCCGAACGGTTTTCTCAGGTAGCTCCAGGTGTTTGGCTAATCCGGCTTCTGAAATTTTCACAAAATCACGGTACAGTTCGCCGCCGTACAAGCGCAACAGGCCCTTGATGAGCGGCTCCAGGGTCTCGTTCATAATCTGGAACTCATAGAGCGCCGTGTGCTCCAGCAGAAAGTACACTTTGGAGGGACTGTAAAAGCCTTCATTCATCAAGACCAACCCCTCGGCCTCCAGCTGTTTGAGAGAATGATGCACCTCTACCGGCGACAACTGGTACGTTCGGCTGAACTGTGCTAGGTCAAAATCAAACGATTGAAAAGCGCCACTGCCAGTGGCCAGCTGGTAAAAATTGGCCAGAGCCTGGTACACGCGCTTGAGAGTTTCAATGGGCGGAAACGCTTCCTGGGTTTTCTTAAGCAGCAAAGACGTGTCCTCAGGCCCCAGCAGAACGGTGGCATAACTGTATTTGCCATCGCGGCCGGCCCGGCCAGCCTCCTGATAATAGGCTTCCAGGGAATCAGGGAGGTCTAGATGCACTACCAGGCGCACATCTGGCTTGTCAATCCCCATCCCGAAGGCGTTGGTAGCCACAATGACCCGCACTTGGTCCTGAATCCAGTTGGTTTGAGCGGCGGCGCGGGTTTGGTGCGGAAGTCCGGCATGATAAGCAGCTGCTTTAATGCCTTGGCGCAGGAGCCAATCGGCTAGTTCCTGGGTGCGGCGGCGGTTGCGGACGTACACAATGGCCGTGCCCTTCATCTTCTGCAGAATTTCACGCAGACGGGCTTCCTTGTCTTCCACGGATAGCACTGAATAAGACAAATTCTTGCGCGCGAAGCTCTGCTGAAAGACCTGTTCTTTTTTGAAGCCCAGTTTCTCCTGAATATCAGCCTTCACCACCTCGGTGGCCGAAGCAGTCAATGCCAGCACCGGCACCTGCGGTAGAATCACTCTGAGCTTTACAATCTCCAGGTACGGCGGCCGGAAATCATACCCCCACTGCGAGATACAATGCGCCTCATCCACGGCTAACAGGCATACCTTCATGCGTTTGGCCCGCTCCAGAAAGAGCTCGGTCTGCAGACGCTCCGGCGATACGTACAGGAACTTGACCGCGCCAAACACACAGTTGTCAAGAATCATGTCCATCTCGCGCTTGGGCATACCTGCATGAAGCGCCGCCGCCAAAATGCCACGTTTCCTGAGGTTCTCCACCTGGTCCTTCATGAGCGCAATGAGCGGCGACACCACCAAACACACGCCTTCCTGCGCCAAAGCCGGCACCTGAAAGCAAATAGACTTCCCGCCACCGGTCGGCAGAATGGCCAGTGTGTCTTGTCCCTCCAAGACTGAAGAAATAATATCCTCCTGCCCCGGCCTGAAGCTGTCATAGCCCCAGTATTGATTTAAAATGTGATGCAGGTCTTCCATTAGCCTATCAAAGCTACGACTTTGAATCTGGGAGGTCAAGCCCTTCTTTGTCGCCACTTTCAGGAAAAGATTTATGCGCTTCCGTTGGCTGTTCCTGAGCATTGCCGCTTCTTCCGGTGCCCTATGCCGTCTTGTTGCATTTTATCCGCTAAGCGCTCGCGGCCGCGGGGCCCCGTCTTCCCGCCTCGCGCTGTACCAGCTTGCCTCTTCTGCGTGGTAATTTTTCTGAATGTTTAACTAGTCTTGCTTTGTCGTGACCGCCGTCCTGCCAGAGGCGGCAACCTGCTTAGGCGACTCGACGGAAAGACTGGAACGGTGCGTGTAGCTTAGGCTTTTACCAAACGCAGATTCCCCCTTTAAGGGGGGCGAAGGGGGGGTTTACACCAGCAGAAAAAATCAATCAACAATTGACAATCAACAATACTTCCTCGTTTTTGGCTTGTTTTCACCAAAACAGGCTAAAAACAGAAAACCCGACCAAGGGCCGGGCTTTCAAATATCATGCATTCACTCTTGTAAAAACTTACGCAGCAGCAGATTGCTCGTGCTCACGGTCTTCAATTACCTTTTTCAACTTCTGGATAGATTGCTTGGCGCGTTCTTCGTCCAGTTTGTTGATGTTCAAGAGCATTTTGGTTTTCTCTTGGCGGGTAATCACCGGGTTGTTGAGCAAGCGGATAATCTCTTCCTTTTGCTTGGCGGTAGCGTATTTCACCGCGGGATCTTCAGCTTGAGCAGGCGCGGCAGCAGCTGGTGCAGGGGCGGCGGCTTCGGCTTCTACCGGCACGGCTTTCATGGTTTTGGCAGGCGCGGCCGGTCTGGCTTGCTCTACTTTGGCGTCCTGTACGTTGCCTTGGTAGTCCATCTCCTCGGCGGGGGTTGGCTCATAGCCGGCGGCTCTGATAATCCAGGCCAGAATGTTTCTATAAGCCTTACCAATGGCTCTGGTCTGGGCCATGGACGCTATGGCGTACTCCTGATAGTACTTACGGCCTTGCTCTTTGTTAGAGCAGATGGCAAAGCCCGCTCCTACCACTTGCTCGGTGCGCAGGTTCAACAGGTTTACTTTGGCCAGGTACTTAATCTCGGTGCTATCGGTCATGCTGGTTAACTCCTCCACTATAGGCAAAATGCCCAAGCGAGAACCCGCATACTGCCAGCCTTCCACGTTCACGTACTCTTTCCCTTGGATATTTTGATAAAGTCTGTTCTCTTTGATGAACTTCGCTAAATCAATCGCCAAGTGCATTGTTTCGTCAGAACGAGAGATGTCATAGCTCTCTATTTTGTTCTTCTTCACCACTTTCTCTTCGTTGGCAACCTGATTTACTTTTGTCTGCATTTTTCCTTTAGTTTCAGTTCAGAATAATAACAGACCCGGTTTGCTAAAAGTGCATTTTAACTTCACTTTTATTACAAATAATACCATTGATAATCAATCAGTTACACACAATTGCTAAATTATTTTTAGCAAATTACAAAATATTGATATTCAACTAGTTGCCTTTCAAATAATAAAAACGGGAAAGCTTTGAGTAACCTGTTATTAGGATAAAAAAAGCCCCGGCTCGTTTTTGGCCTGTTTCCTATAAAACAGGCCAAAAACGAGCCGGGGCTTTTCTCAAGAAGGTTTACCTATATTGTTTCTTCAGAGGCTTCCTCGGGCTGAAGCAGGAAGCCGTCCTTCATGGTTAGTTTTCTATCGGCCATGTCTGCCAAAACGGGGTTGTGGGTGACCAGCACGAAGGTCTGGCCCAAGTCTTCGCGAAGTTTAAAGAAGATGTGGTGCAATTCGTCAGCGTTCTTGGAGTCTAAGTTGCCAGAGGGTTCATCTGCAAAGATGAGTTTGGGTGAGTTGATGAGCGCGCGGGCTACGGCGGTGCGCTGCTGTTCGCCACCGCTCATCTCTGAGGGCTTATGGTCCAGCCGATGGCCCAGGCCCAGCATCTCCAGCAATTCTTTGGCCCGTTGTTCTACTTCCTTCTCTGGACGGTTGGCCAGGAAACCCGGCAGGCATACGTTTTCAAGGGCCGTGAATTCTGGCAAGAGGTTATGAAACTGAAAGATGAAGCCGATGTTCTGATTCCGGAAACGAGCGACCTCTTTATTACTCAAGCCCGAGATGCGCTGGCCTTGCAAGTAGACTTCGCCGGCGTCTGGTGAGTCTAAGGTACCCAGCAAGTGCAGCAGCGTACTTTTACCAGCACCCGAGGCGCCTACAATAGACACGATTTCGGCCTCACCAATAGTAAGGTCAATTCCTTTTAACACCGGCAGTTTGCCGTACGATTTAAACAGCCCGCGGGCTTCCAATAAAACTGGTTTCTGGTCGGTCATGCAGTACAAAACAACGCGGAAGGGATGGTATTTGCAAATGCCGCGCTTGTGTGCAGGTAACGGCAAAATGAGTCCTGAGTTCTGAGCCCTGCGTCCTGAGTCAAAAAATGCGCTTCGTTTTTGGCCTGTTTTCTGGAAAACAGGCCAAAAACGAAAGCAGGTTATTTATAAGTTAAGTCCTGTACTCCACCCCAGGTTCAGTACTTTTTCTTATTAACCCACCATTCTACTCTCCAATAAATTCCGAGAATCAAAATTGTTAAAAAGATAGGTCTAAGGTCAATATCAGACATTATTGAAGCATAGCCCGTCACCTTCTTTACTTCTTCTACCTCAATCTTATCTTGGGTGTGTGTTATATTGATGCCAGTAACATCAAGATAAGGTACCCATAAATGAACCTTGAAATTATTTCCAGCCCTAAGAGGACTCAGGACAATCAATTTGGAGCTTTTACCTTGAATAGTCTTTCCGTCAGTATCTTCATACTGATAGTATCCATTGTATTTTAAGTTAATGTTAATGTCTTTAACCTCATTCTTTCCAGTGTTCTCAATGTCAAGTAAACCATAGTTTAAATCGCTATACATACCAACCAGATTGACAGATTCAGGCACTACGTAGGGGGTGACCTCTAAAGTGGCTGAGACTTTAGTTGCAGGGTGAATAAATGAGTAGCAGTAAATAATAGTTTCTATAACTGATTTACCATTAACTAACAAAAACAATAGACACCCCAAGCCCAAAACCCACTTCCATCTTTTTTTGGGCACCCTCTTCCTAATCTCATTTAATAGTAGTTCTTCCATATAGTAAAGATATATGGTTTGGTATGTTCGGCTTCTAGTAATTCTTAAATAAGCACGGTATATACATTATATAAACCATAAATAATATTTATTGATACTGAGACAGATATTATGTTTTAGTAATATATTCACACAATAACCTTAAACCTCAATTCAAATGGAGAATATTACTGACAGTGACTTACAATTCTATGCCCTTGTTTGGGTGTTCCTATCCTTTGGAGTTGCAGCTTATGGGAACTCCATGAAGGTGGGCTTCTTCCCTACCCTGCTGGCAAGTATATTCCTGAGTCCTGTGGTTGGGTTAATCATTGCAGCCGTTAGCGGTAAGAAAGAAGCAGTCAAGACCTGTCCTAATTGTGGTTGGCAGGGTTTGCTACACCCTTCAATGGCTGGCTTCTGTCCTGCTTGTGGAAAGAACAAACACGGTAAGACAAAGGCAGATTACCAAACCAATGTAGTTAGTTCATAGGGATTATGCATTCAGCCTAAAAACGGCTCATATAACTTCTCACATCTCTGACCAAATCCCCTTCCCCAGACTCAAGACTCGCGACTTAGGACTCAGGACTAGCCGCACTGCGGCTTACGTTTTGAAGTGAGCCTTGAAAGTCTTACTTTCGTGCACCTAAAAACATCAACCTAACCTCATGAATATACACGAGTACCAGGCGAAAGACATTCTGAAACGCTACGGCGTTAGAATTCAAGAAGGCATCGTGGCGGAGACCCCTGAAGAGGCGGTAGCGGCTGCCAAGCGTTTAACCGAGGAAACCGGCACTGGCTGGCACGTCATCAAAGCCCAGATTCATGCGGGCGGTCGTGGCAAAGGCGGCGGGGTGAAACTTGCCAAAAACCTGGAGCAGGTGAAAGAAATTGCCGGCCAGATCTTGGGCATGCAGTTAGTAACGCACCAGACTGGTCCAGAAGGAAAGAAAGTGCACAAGGTATTGGTAGCCCAGGACGTTTACTATCCTGGTGACTCTGAGCCGAAAGAATATTACGTGTCTATCTTGTTAGACCGTGCCAAAGGTCAGAACGTGATCATGGCGTCTACTGAAGGCGGTATGGACATTGAAGAAGTGGCTGAGCACACGCCAGAGAAAATCTTCAAGGAGTGGATTGACCCAGCAGTTGGTCTTCGTCCATTCCAGGCCAATAAAATTGCATTTGCCTTTGGTTTGCAGGGCGAGGCGTTCAAAGAATTCACCAAGTTCTTGACCAGCCTGTATAATGCGTATTTGGATACGGATGCTTCTATGTTTGAGATCAACCCGGTGTTGAAGACCTCAGACAACAAGATTTTAGCGGTAGACGGTAAAGTAGACTTAGACGACAACGCATTGTTCCGTCACAAGGACCTTGCTGACCTTCGCGACATTCTGGAAGAAGATCCTTTGGAAGTAGAAGCAAGCAAAAGCAACCTGAACTATGTGAAGCTAGACGGTAACGTAGGCTGTATGGTAAACGGTGCTGGTCTGGCTATGGCTACCATGGACATCATCAAACTTTCTGGCGGTGAGCCGGCTAACTTCCTGGACGTAGGAGGTGGGGCCAACGCGCAGACCGTAGAGGCTGGTTTCCGTTTGATCTTGCAAGACCCTAACGTGAAGGCCATCTTGATCAACATCTTCGGTGGTATTGTTCGTTGCGACCGTGTAGCGAATGGTGTAGTAGAAGCGTACAAGAACATTGGCACTATCAACGTTCCCATCATTGTTCGTTTGCAAGGAACCAACGCTGAGGAAGGTGCTAGAATCATTGACGAGTCTGGCTTGAAAGTATACTCTGCCGTTCTTTTGAAGGACGCCGCTTTGAAAGTGAAAGAAGTATTGGCCAACGCCTAATTCTTTTCACAAACTATATAGAAAAGGCTTCCTGGCAACGGGAAGCCTTTTTTTTATGGCCACCAAGCAACCTTTCTCTATTCACAGACATCCTTCTAAAAAACACGACTATGAAAACCAAAAACCTTCTTACCCTCTGTCTGGCTACTCTGCTGAACGCAGGCACCGCTCTTACTTTATTCGCGCAAGACGCCGTGCCTCAGACCAAAGTCCTCACGTTTGACCGTACTCCGCAGCTAAATCCAACGTATCAGTACAGCACACCAGACAACGCCTACCTTACCAAGCTGCGTACCAGTTACAATTTAGACAAAGTAGTAGCCGGCAAGAAAACAGATTTTGACAAGGTGAAAGCTATTTGTGGCTGGGCCAGAAAACGCTGGGAACACAACGGCGACAATACGCCCCTCAAAAACGATCCTATTTCCATTCTGGAGGAAGCGGCCACCGGCAAACAGTTCAGATGCGTAGAATACGGCATTTTGGTGAGCGGGGCCCTGAATGCCATAGGCATACCCGCCAGAACGCTGGCGCTCAAGATGGAACACACAGACACCATTGCTTATGGCGCAGGACACGTGGCTGCCGAGGCTTACCTGCGCGATCTGAAGAAATGGGTGATGGTAGACGGGCAGTTTGATGTGATTCCCATGCTCCAAAATACGCCCTTGAACGCCGTGGAACTGCAACAGGCGCTCTCTGCCGGCGCGCCAGACCTGAAAGTGGTTTCCTTCTCGGGCACCAAAGCCGCCGACTACTTCTCCTGGATTGCTCCCTACCTCTTTTATTTTGACACCAAACTAGACAACCGCTATGACGTGGAGCGTGTGTTGGGCAGCATTATGTTAGTGCCCAAAGGCTATAAAAACCTGACGATCTTCCAGAAGGTGAATCCCATTAAAAACATGGTGTATACGCATTCCCTGGCAGACTTTTACCCAGAGATAAAGTAAACAAGTCCAGGATGTGGTGAGGTTCGTAAGTGTATTGGTACCAACCCACTACGGCATGAAAGCAATCATCTTACTAGGCACCTTGAAAAAGACAGGCCTGTCCAACACAGAGGTTCTGTGCGAGTTCTTCCAAAAACACTTAGAGGTGCAAAACATAGAATGCTCCATCCTTAAACTGGTGGAGCATTCTATTTTGCCTGGCACTTACAATGACATGGGCGAAGGCGATGACTGGCCCCACATCTTGGAACAAATCCTAGCCTCAGACATCCTCCTGCTGGCCTCTCCTATCTGGTGGAACAACCATTCTTCAGAAACGCAGCGCGTCATTGAGCGCCTGGATGAACTACATGACGAGATTCTGGAGGGAAAAGAATCCAGGCTGTTAGGAAAAGTGGGCGGCGTGCTGGTCACCGGCGACTCTGACGGGGCGCAGACCATCATTGCCAACGTGGGCAATTTCTTCAACGCCGTGGGCATCACCCTTCCTCCGTTTGCCACCTTAACCGTGCTTTGGGACAGGCAGGCCAAAGACAAGAAACCCACCAAACAAGAACTCCTGGCCAAGTATGAGAAGGAGTACAAAGCCACGGCAGAAAAGATGGCAACACAGCTTATCACCTATGCACAGCTAAAAAAGAAGGTGACCGCCTAACTGTAGCTATGCTAACTCTCAACTATGGCAAAGAGACAGGAACGGGTTTCCTGTTGGAAATTTGTGCACGCATTGATCATAACACCAAAAAAAGAATGAGGGCACTTTGCAAAGAGTGCCCTCATTCTTTTTTGGTGTTATGCGCTTGATTCAGGGCTGGGGTCTAGGCCAGCACGTTCAGTTGCACATCAATGTTTCCGCGGGTACCCACAGAATACGGGCACACCTCATGCGCCTGCTCTACGAGTTCCTGCGCTTTTTCTTTGTCTACGCCGTCAATCTTCACGTCTAGCTGCACGGCCAGCCCGAAGCGCCCGTCCTCAAACTGGTCCAGGCCCACATGCGCCGTCACGGTTGACTTCTCGTCAAGTCTGATTTTCTGTTTGCCCGCCATCAGTTGCAGGGCGCTTTGGAAACAAGCTGCGTAGCCAGCGGCAAACAGCTGCTCTGGGTTGGTGGCCCCACCTTTGCCGCCCATACCTTCCGGAAGCTGTACAGGAATGTCAATGATGCCATCAGATGATTTAACCTGGCCGCTGCGGCCACCGGTAGCGGTTACTTCCGCTGTATACAATCTTTTCATAGTGTTGTGGTCTTTTTAGGTAAGCCAATGTATAGGTTTAACTGCTTTTGCCCTTAAATGTTGAAAGAAAAATCACGTACTGCGTTTTTGGCTTCTTTTACCGAAAACAGGCAAAAAACAGATTTGCAGGCTTTCATACTAGCCGCGCATTTCCTACTTTTGCCCCAGCAATACTCAGGCCGCGTAGTACAACGGATAGTATTGGAGTTTCCGAAGCTCTCGATTCAGGTTCGATTCCTGACGCGGCCACTACAATTGAAAATGCCTCTCAGCTGGATGTTGAGAGGCATTTTTGTTTAAGGCAAACTATATGCATAGAATGCTAATTATTCCCATTACCTTACTACCTGAAAACCTGATGCAGAAATCACATTAGTCCCCGCTCATGAAGAAATCACTCTATTTGCTTTATATTCTTGCTCTTCTTTTTTCTTCCTGGACATGCTCTAGAAGAGGTGAGCCACAACCACGATCTTTCATGAACGCCACTCTCAATGGAACCTCATGGAGTTTATCTGGAAAAGCCACTATCCACCAGGTACCCAACACCAATGAATTCCAGCTGAGAATATCTGGGGGAGACAGTCGTATTCTGATCAACAATACTTCTTACGAATTGGACTTAATCGTCAACGCACCCGCATTCAGTGGCACCTATCCGCTCATTGACTACTCTGCTTCCTTGGCTACAAGAAATACTGCGGGAGTAAGATTGAACGGTTTAAGACAGAACGTCTCTTTTTATAGTGAAGGCAATAACGGGTCCTTAGAGCTAAAGCAATATAAAGACTACTATGGCAAGGGTGACTTGTATATTAGAGGAGACTACCATTTTGAGGCTACCGTCCCCAATGCAGGTTCTCCAGCTGGACAGGAGAAGATACAGGTAACCAATGGCCAATTCTTTGTGCCCGTTGACACTACCACCGCAGACTACCGTGCCTGGAAGAAAATGAATTAGAAAGAGGTTCATGGAAGGAAAGCTTTCCTTCTGTGCTTTATTTGAACATCTGAGACAGTTAACTTACCACAGGATTTTACAATCAAAAATGCCACTCCCAATCCAGAGTGGCATTTTTGTTTTACTATATAGAATTCTACGTGGTTTTCTTTTCATAATTTAGAGGGTCAGAAATGATATATGCCTTATTCTGCTTTGAAAACGCCGTTTTTGGGCTGTTTTCTGAGAATCTGGCCAAAAACGACCACGCTTACCTACCTGCTGCCTGCCAAGGCATTTTTCATGTACATTGAGGCCTTTCTGCTTCTCTCCTTTTGCATTGATTAGAATACCCAACCCTGTTCCACACTACCAAATCTAAGCCTATTTTACACGTTTACTCTCTCCTGTCATGACCGTTTCTATCAACGTACCCTTGCGGGTAAAGCACTTCAATGCCCAGATAAAGCAGAAGGAAGGCAAACTCAGGTTCAACAAAGCCCTGGGCAAGGACAAAGACAACCCGCTCAATTATACCTCTACCCTTTTAGAAGAAGCCCTGGCCAACCAAGGATCTCTGGAGGTACAAGAAAAAGACGTGCGCTTGTACGGCACCTATCCCAACGGGGAGAAATACCTACTGGCAGATGCCCAGAGCTTTCTGCACCTGTTGTATTATCTGGCATATGAGCATGATCAGAAGCTACTGGAAGCCAAACTGGCCCAGAAACTTCGTCTGAGAGAAGAAAAAGAACAGGCAAAGGCAGCCAAGAAAAAGACCACTCAGCTTTCTTTGCTAAACTTCTCCTTAGAGCAGGAAGAAAACGCCCAGAACGCACCCGTTCCAGGCAAGGCCGTTGGGTTTGAGCTGGTAGAGGAAGACGGCGTGACCAAAATTAAGGGAACCAACTTCGTGCTCTCCAAATTTTTGTAAGTTTAAGGGTAGCAACCTCCCAAGCAGATGAACGTCATTACCTTGCACTTGTCAGACACCGTTA
The nucleotide sequence above comes from Nibribacter ruber. Encoded proteins:
- a CDS encoding flavodoxin family protein, giving the protein MKAIILLGTLKKTGLSNTEVLCEFFQKHLEVQNIECSILKLVEHSILPGTYNDMGEGDDWPHILEQILASDILLLASPIWWNNHSSETQRVIERLDELHDEILEGKESRLLGKVGGVLVTGDSDGAQTIIANVGNFFNAVGITLPPFATLTVLWDRQAKDKKPTKQELLAKYEKEYKATAEKMATQLITYAQLKKKVTA
- a CDS encoding transglutaminase-like domain-containing protein yields the protein MKTKNLLTLCLATLLNAGTALTLFAQDAVPQTKVLTFDRTPQLNPTYQYSTPDNAYLTKLRTSYNLDKVVAGKKTDFDKVKAICGWARKRWEHNGDNTPLKNDPISILEEAATGKQFRCVEYGILVSGALNAIGIPARTLALKMEHTDTIAYGAGHVAAEAYLRDLKKWVMVDGQFDVIPMLQNTPLNAVELQQALSAGAPDLKVVSFSGTKAADYFSWIAPYLFYFDTKLDNRYDVERVLGSIMLVPKGYKNLTIFQKVNPIKNMVYTHSLADFYPEIK
- the sucC gene encoding ADP-forming succinate--CoA ligase subunit beta, whose protein sequence is MNIHEYQAKDILKRYGVRIQEGIVAETPEEAVAAAKRLTEETGTGWHVIKAQIHAGGRGKGGGVKLAKNLEQVKEIAGQILGMQLVTHQTGPEGKKVHKVLVAQDVYYPGDSEPKEYYVSILLDRAKGQNVIMASTEGGMDIEEVAEHTPEKIFKEWIDPAVGLRPFQANKIAFAFGLQGEAFKEFTKFLTSLYNAYLDTDASMFEINPVLKTSDNKILAVDGKVDLDDNALFRHKDLADLRDILEEDPLEVEASKSNLNYVKLDGNVGCMVNGAGLAMATMDIIKLSGGEPANFLDVGGGANAQTVEAGFRLILQDPNVKAILINIFGGIVRCDRVANGVVEAYKNIGTINVPIIVRLQGTNAEEGARIIDESGLKVYSAVLLKDAALKVKEVLANA
- a CDS encoding organic hydroperoxide resistance protein; the encoded protein is MKRLYTAEVTATGGRSGQVKSSDGIIDIPVQLPEGMGGKGGATNPEQLFAAGYAACFQSALQLMAGKQKIRLDEKSTVTAHVGLDQFEDGRFGLAVQLDVKIDGVDKEKAQELVEQAHEVCPYSVGTRGNIDVQLNVLA
- a CDS encoding RecQ family ATP-dependent DNA helicase gives rise to the protein MEDLHHILNQYWGYDSFRPGQEDIISSVLEGQDTLAILPTGGGKSICFQVPALAQEGVCLVVSPLIALMKDQVENLRKRGILAAALHAGMPKREMDMILDNCVFGAVKFLYVSPERLQTELFLERAKRMKVCLLAVDEAHCISQWGYDFRPPYLEIVKLRVILPQVPVLALTASATEVVKADIQEKLGFKKEQVFQQSFARKNLSYSVLSVEDKEARLREILQKMKGTAIVYVRNRRRTQELADWLLRQGIKAAAYHAGLPHQTRAAAQTNWIQDQVRVIVATNAFGMGIDKPDVRLVVHLDLPDSLEAYYQEAGRAGRDGKYSYATVLLGPEDTSLLLKKTQEAFPPIETLKRVYQALANFYQLATGSGAFQSFDFDLAQFSRTYQLSPVEVHHSLKQLEAEGLVLMNEGFYSPSKVYFLLEHTALYEFQIMNETLEPLIKGLLRLYGGELYRDFVKISEAGLAKHLELPEKTVRQQLQHLHQRQVLVYEAQHDGPQVQFLAPRHDANRMPLDQKRLNQFREQALSKAKAVIAFMENSQQCRTQQILQYFGEITKENCRICDYCLAQKKKARLQENKLHLEAKVLSHLKEMPLHPKSIATHFSSSEQELLGDLLQEMLENQLVQYTPEGNLKRLT
- a CDS encoding ABC transporter ATP-binding protein translates to MTDQKPVLLEARGLFKSYGKLPVLKGIDLTIGEAEIVSIVGASGAGKSTLLHLLGTLDSPDAGEVYLQGQRISGLSNKEVARFRNQNIGFIFQFHNLLPEFTALENVCLPGFLANRPEKEVEQRAKELLEMLGLGHRLDHKPSEMSGGEQQRTAVARALINSPKLIFADEPSGNLDSKNADELHHIFFKLREDLGQTFVLVTHNPVLADMADRKLTMKDGFLLQPEEASEETI